The proteins below come from a single Acidovorax sp. NCPPB 4044 genomic window:
- a CDS encoding TonB-dependent receptor, with protein MHRSSLRTAPRFAPTPLARVLRSCLGASLAIAAAGAAAQSTGRTALDEVVVSEQAEAIGGLQKTYSGGQFARGGSLGILGTTDLMNVPFSTTNYTSELIQNQQALSVADVVMNDASVRTLTSRGGFGDDFQIRGFTVSNGDISMNGLFGLAPSTRVPLEMIERVEVLKGPGALANGVGPGGSVGGSINVVTKRAADIPLTRLTATYMGKAEFGTHLDVGRRFGEDNQWGVRVNGLVRGGEGNIDGGKQDLTLGSLGLDYAGTRTRWSLDAFATRGETKEFRPQTSFAGTATAVPAVPDARLNFYPGTKLQDNVKTVMSRLEHDLNDSTTVYGSVGYTDLDYEQTFPSGRPNAAGAFNVSNAYYDQYTKSQAADAGLRTRFATGGVKHTLALGVNYLDQETGYFYATSATSNPSSLYNPAPLPPMTVARGAPGKSSVTRQHSIAIADTMSFANDRFLVTLGLRDQTMQQDNYDPANGAATSHYKKSAVTPLAGLVFKPAKHISVYTNYTAGLTRGATAGVTTANAGETFAPQKSRQHEVGVKVDWGRMTTQAAVYQIKRPGAITDPVTNLYSFGGEQRNRGLELTAYGEIQRGLRLMASAAFNDAKVTRTAGGVNQGNDAAGVPDRTFNLGLDWDTPWVPGLSLNGRVIHTSPVHADAANRLRVGNWTRLDIGARYATRVSGKPVVFRASLENAFDKNYWVVSNYVTVGAPRTLMLSASVDF; from the coding sequence ATGCACCGCTCTTCCCTCCGCACGGCGCCCCGCTTCGCGCCCACCCCGCTCGCCCGCGTACTGCGCAGTTGCCTCGGCGCCAGCCTGGCCATCGCCGCAGCCGGCGCGGCCGCGCAGTCCACCGGCCGCACGGCGCTGGACGAAGTGGTCGTCTCCGAGCAGGCCGAGGCCATCGGCGGGCTGCAGAAGACCTACTCGGGCGGCCAGTTCGCGCGCGGCGGCAGCCTGGGCATCCTGGGCACGACCGACCTCATGAACGTGCCCTTCAGCACCACCAACTACACGTCCGAGCTGATCCAGAACCAGCAGGCGCTGAGCGTGGCCGACGTGGTGATGAACGACGCCTCGGTGCGCACGCTCACCTCGCGCGGCGGCTTCGGCGACGACTTCCAGATCCGCGGCTTCACCGTCTCCAACGGCGACATCAGCATGAACGGCCTGTTCGGCCTGGCCCCTTCCACGCGCGTGCCGCTGGAGATGATCGAGCGCGTGGAAGTGCTCAAGGGCCCGGGCGCGCTGGCCAACGGCGTGGGACCGGGCGGCAGCGTGGGCGGCAGCATCAACGTGGTCACCAAGCGCGCGGCCGACATCCCGCTCACGCGCCTGACCGCCACCTACATGGGCAAAGCCGAATTCGGCACCCACCTGGACGTGGGCCGCCGCTTCGGCGAAGACAACCAGTGGGGCGTGCGCGTGAACGGCCTCGTGCGCGGCGGCGAAGGCAACATCGACGGCGGCAAGCAGGACCTCACGCTCGGCTCCCTCGGACTGGACTACGCGGGCACCCGCACACGCTGGTCGCTGGACGCCTTCGCGACGCGCGGCGAAACCAAGGAATTCCGCCCCCAGACCAGCTTCGCCGGCACGGCGACCGCGGTGCCTGCCGTGCCCGATGCGCGGCTCAACTTCTACCCCGGCACGAAGCTGCAGGACAACGTTAAGACCGTCATGTCGCGCCTGGAGCATGACCTGAACGACAGCACCACCGTCTACGGCAGCGTGGGCTATACCGACCTCGACTACGAGCAGACCTTCCCGAGCGGCCGCCCGAACGCCGCCGGGGCCTTCAACGTGTCGAACGCCTACTATGACCAGTACACGAAATCCCAGGCCGCCGACGCCGGCCTGCGCACCCGCTTCGCCACGGGCGGCGTGAAGCACACGCTCGCGCTGGGCGTGAACTATCTGGACCAGGAAACGGGCTACTTCTACGCCACCTCGGCCACCTCCAACCCCTCCAGCCTCTACAACCCCGCCCCGCTGCCGCCCATGACCGTGGCACGCGGCGCACCGGGCAAAAGCTCGGTCACCCGGCAGCACAGCATCGCCATCGCCGACACGATGTCGTTCGCGAACGACCGCTTCCTGGTCACCCTGGGCCTGCGCGACCAGACCATGCAGCAGGACAACTACGACCCGGCGAACGGCGCCGCCACGAGCCACTACAAGAAGAGCGCCGTCACGCCGCTCGCCGGCCTCGTGTTCAAGCCCGCGAAGCACATCTCGGTCTATACCAACTACACCGCCGGCCTCACGCGCGGCGCCACGGCCGGTGTGACCACCGCCAACGCCGGCGAGACCTTCGCACCGCAGAAATCCAGGCAGCACGAAGTGGGCGTGAAGGTGGACTGGGGCCGGATGACCACGCAGGCGGCCGTCTACCAGATCAAGCGCCCGGGCGCCATCACCGACCCCGTCACCAACCTCTACAGCTTCGGCGGCGAGCAGCGCAACCGCGGCCTGGAACTGACGGCCTACGGCGAGATCCAGCGGGGCCTGCGCCTCATGGCCAGCGCCGCCTTCAACGATGCCAAGGTCACCCGCACCGCCGGTGGCGTGAACCAGGGCAACGACGCCGCCGGCGTGCCCGACCGCACCTTCAACCTGGGCCTCGACTGGGACACGCCCTGGGTCCCGGGCCTGAGCCTCAACGGCCGCGTCATCCACACCTCACCGGTCCATGCGGACGCCGCCAACCGCCTGCGCGTGGGCAACTGGACCCGCCTGGACATCGGCGCCCGCTACGCCACCAGGGTCTCCGGCAAGCCCGTCGTCTTCCGCGCGAGCCTGGAGAACGCGTTCGACAAGAACTACTGGGTGGTCAGCAACTACGTGACCGTCGGCGCGCCGCGCACGCTGATGCTGTCGGCGTCGGTGGATTTCTGA
- a CDS encoding TonB-dependent siderophore receptor → MLRPPCRRAAFAPAPAVPAPLPPLAGRAALLRGVVAALIALPAAPALPSPAAAQAAGAAVGSVAFSVPAGPLAQVVAQTAHAAGVAISFDAAPLAALRSPGLQGRYSVDAGFARVLEGSGLQAVRGAQGAYTLRPLAPVRSAGAVDGAATLSTVTVSAPAPGAAGAAATEHSGSYAAGAVALFPGVQAARGIPQPVAVATRQLMDDRALRDLHDVLRQTPGIAVDYTDSERVTYWSRGHQIDMLQVDGLPLSQNASASVFIQPDAAVLDRVEVLRGAAGMLRGAGNPSATVNLVRKRPTADFQASADLSLGSWDRRRLQADVSGPLGASGAVRGRVVVVADDRRFFQQARSEQRQGIYGVVEADLAPGTTLTASLQHTALDATGAWGGLPANTDGSPLHLPRGTYLGTDWNRWDRHNQQAFAELSHRWSNGWSARLAAAHTRLRTDGFQQTSFSSASATDPYLVNVSTSVYGGDASTQNAIGLAASGPFGLLGRQHTLALGADALRLRTEGPSGRWGVAPLTGVDLRGWDPATSYPAPADDGTGIPFTARASRTQQHGAYAMAHLSLADPLTAILGARLGGWTHEQPADPAARYGVRRKATPYAGLVADLADGVSAYASYSEIFAPQNDRDASGRALAPVRGEDFEAGLKGEFLGGRLQATLSAFRIHQVGRAEEDTGAGSACVPASGTSVCYRAGGRSRSEGWELEVAGEPAPRWQLVAGYTFTRTQILRGTDPAMAGQPLRSVDPRHALRVFATHRLQGPLQGWTVGGGARIQSDAYARVGSAIARQGGHAVFDAMLAWRIDRTYAVQLNVNNLLDKTYYAKFSPNSTYFNNYYGDPRNVALSLRATF, encoded by the coding sequence ATGCTCCGTCCGCCCTGCCGCCGCGCCGCCTTCGCGCCCGCGCCCGCCGTGCCTGCGCCGCTCCCGCCGCTGGCTGGCCGCGCTGCGCTGCTGCGCGGTGTTGTCGCGGCGCTGATCGCCCTGCCCGCCGCGCCGGCCCTGCCGTCCCCGGCCGCCGCGCAGGCCGCAGGGGCCGCCGTGGGGTCCGTGGCGTTCTCGGTGCCGGCCGGTCCACTGGCCCAGGTGGTGGCCCAGACCGCGCACGCGGCCGGCGTGGCGATCTCCTTCGATGCGGCGCCGCTGGCTGCGCTGCGCTCACCCGGGCTCCAGGGCCGCTACAGCGTGGACGCGGGCTTCGCGCGGGTGCTGGAGGGCTCCGGCCTGCAGGCCGTGCGCGGTGCGCAGGGCGCCTACACGCTGCGGCCCCTGGCCCCGGTGCGCAGCGCGGGCGCCGTGGACGGCGCGGCCACGCTCTCCACCGTCACCGTGAGCGCGCCCGCCCCGGGTGCGGCCGGCGCCGCCGCCACCGAGCATTCGGGGTCGTATGCGGCCGGTGCGGTGGCGCTGTTCCCGGGCGTGCAGGCCGCGCGCGGCATCCCGCAGCCCGTGGCGGTGGCCACGCGCCAGCTCATGGACGACCGCGCCCTGCGCGACCTGCACGACGTGCTGCGGCAGACGCCCGGCATCGCCGTGGACTACACCGACAGCGAGCGCGTGACGTACTGGTCGCGCGGCCACCAGATCGACATGCTGCAGGTGGACGGCCTGCCGCTGAGCCAGAACGCATCCGCCTCCGTCTTCATCCAGCCCGATGCCGCGGTGCTCGACCGCGTCGAGGTCCTGCGCGGCGCCGCCGGCATGCTGCGCGGTGCGGGCAACCCATCGGCCACCGTGAACCTGGTGCGCAAGCGCCCCACCGCGGATTTCCAGGCCTCGGCCGACCTGTCGCTGGGGTCCTGGGACCGCCGCCGCCTGCAGGCCGATGTCTCCGGGCCCCTGGGCGCCTCCGGCGCGGTGCGCGGCCGCGTCGTCGTGGTGGCGGACGACCGGCGGTTCTTCCAGCAAGCCCGCTCGGAGCAGCGCCAGGGGATCTACGGCGTGGTCGAAGCCGATCTGGCGCCCGGCACCACCCTCACCGCCAGCCTGCAGCACACCGCGCTGGACGCCACCGGCGCCTGGGGCGGCCTGCCGGCGAACACCGACGGCAGCCCGCTGCACCTGCCGCGCGGTACCTACCTGGGCACCGACTGGAACCGGTGGGACCGCCACAACCAGCAGGCCTTCGCCGAGCTGTCGCACCGCTGGAGCAACGGCTGGAGCGCGCGACTGGCCGCCGCGCACACGCGCCTGCGCACCGATGGCTTCCAGCAGACCTCGTTCTCCAGCGCCAGCGCCACCGATCCGTACCTCGTCAACGTCAGCACCTCGGTCTACGGCGGCGACGCCAGCACGCAGAACGCCATCGGCCTGGCGGCCAGCGGCCCGTTCGGGCTGCTCGGACGGCAGCACACGCTGGCCCTGGGCGCCGACGCCCTGCGGCTGCGCACCGAAGGCCCGAGCGGCCGCTGGGGCGTGGCCCCGCTCACCGGCGTGGACCTGCGTGGCTGGGACCCCGCCACGAGCTACCCCGCGCCCGCGGACGATGGCACCGGCATCCCGTTCACGGCCCGGGCGTCGCGCACGCAGCAGCACGGCGCCTACGCCATGGCCCACCTGTCGCTCGCCGATCCGCTCACCGCCATCCTCGGCGCCCGGCTGGGCGGGTGGACGCACGAACAGCCCGCCGACCCCGCCGCCCGCTACGGCGTGCGCCGCAAGGCCACGCCCTACGCCGGCCTCGTGGCCGACCTCGCGGACGGCGTGAGCGCCTATGCGAGCTACAGCGAGATCTTCGCGCCGCAGAACGACCGCGACGCCTCCGGCCGCGCCCTCGCGCCGGTGCGCGGGGAAGACTTCGAGGCCGGGCTGAAGGGCGAATTCCTGGGCGGGCGGCTGCAGGCCACGCTCTCGGCGTTCCGCATCCACCAGGTCGGCCGGGCCGAGGAGGACACGGGTGCCGGCAGCGCGTGCGTGCCCGCCTCCGGCACCAGCGTGTGCTACCGCGCCGGAGGCCGGAGCCGCAGCGAGGGCTGGGAGCTGGAGGTGGCGGGCGAGCCCGCCCCGCGCTGGCAGCTCGTGGCCGGCTACACCTTCACGCGCACGCAGATCCTGCGCGGCACCGATCCCGCCATGGCCGGCCAGCCGCTGCGCAGCGTCGATCCGCGCCACGCCCTGCGGGTGTTCGCCACGCACCGCCTGCAGGGGCCGCTCCAGGGCTGGACCGTGGGCGGCGGCGCGCGCATCCAGAGCGATGCCTATGCCCGCGTGGGCAGCGCCATCGCACGCCAGGGCGGCCATGCGGTCTTCGACGCGATGCTGGCCTGGCGCATCGACCGCACGTACGCCGTGCAGCTCAACGTGAACAACCTCCTGGACAAGACCTACTACGCCAAGTTCTCGCCCAACAGCACCTATTTCAACAACTACTACGGCGACCCGCGCAACGTCGCGCTCTCGCTGCGCGCCACCTTCTGA
- a CDS encoding FecR domain-containing protein, with amino-acid sequence MTPSRPEPASPPGHGPDDRRALREAAAWHTRLREGAGPADVREWQRWLAAHPAHQRAWERVQAVSAQLAQIPAPLARQALGPPAAADGARRTLLRGTGAVLGAGAAAWVGWSALPWREWQATHRTARGERRALPLPDGSELALDTATAVDVAFDAETRELRLHAGRILVATHADPLRRPFRVHTPHGEVLALGTRFSVQADGGTTRVAVQEKAVRLLPAHGTPAELGADEQATFTAMGASSAAPADPSAASWRDGGLIALDMPLGRLVQELARYRPGLLLCAPEIAALRVSGAFPLDDTDRALAALAAAFPVQVRYRTRYWVRVEPA; translated from the coding sequence GTGACCCCTTCCCGGCCGGAACCTGCGTCGCCCCCGGGCCACGGCCCCGACGACCGCCGCGCGCTGCGCGAGGCGGCCGCCTGGCACACGCGCCTGCGTGAAGGCGCCGGCCCCGCCGACGTGCGGGAATGGCAGCGCTGGCTTGCCGCCCACCCCGCGCACCAGCGCGCCTGGGAGCGCGTGCAGGCCGTGAGCGCGCAGTTGGCGCAGATCCCTGCGCCGCTCGCACGGCAGGCGCTGGGCCCGCCCGCGGCGGCCGACGGCGCAAGGCGCACCCTGCTGCGCGGCACGGGCGCCGTGCTGGGCGCGGGCGCCGCGGCCTGGGTGGGCTGGAGCGCCCTGCCCTGGCGAGAGTGGCAGGCCACGCACCGCACGGCCCGCGGCGAGCGCCGCGCGCTGCCCCTGCCCGACGGCTCCGAGCTGGCGCTGGACACGGCCACCGCGGTGGATGTCGCCTTCGATGCCGAAACCCGGGAGCTGCGCCTGCATGCGGGCCGCATCCTCGTGGCGACGCACGCCGACCCGCTGCGCCGGCCGTTCCGCGTGCACACGCCGCACGGCGAGGTGCTGGCGCTGGGCACGCGCTTTTCCGTGCAGGCCGATGGCGGCACGACGCGCGTGGCCGTGCAGGAGAAGGCGGTGCGCCTGCTGCCCGCGCACGGCACGCCCGCCGAGCTGGGCGCCGACGAGCAGGCCACGTTCACCGCCATGGGAGCCAGCTCCGCCGCGCCCGCAGACCCGTCGGCAGCCAGTTGGCGCGACGGCGGCCTGATCGCGCTCGACATGCCGCTGGGCCGGCTGGTGCAGGAGTTGGCACGCTACCGGCCCGGCCTGCTGCTCTGCGCGCCGGAGATCGCCGCGCTGCGCGTGTCCGGCGCCTTTCCGCTGGACGACACCGACCGCGCCCTGGCGGCGCTGGCGGCGGCCTTCCCGGTGCAGGTGCGCTACCGGACACGCTACTGGGTGCGCGTGGAGCCCGCCTGA
- a CDS encoding sigma-70 family RNA polymerase sigma factor, whose amino-acid sequence MHTLYQDHHPWLQSLLRKRVGNRDDAADLAQDTFVRVLRSAVPLEDIREPQHYLATVARGLVADFFRRRTLEQAYLDYLATLPEALAPSPEEQAQHQQALCALDRTLHGLPPKVRAAFVLAHYEELTYPEIAERLGVSLRTVSNYLTRAMEHCCLALA is encoded by the coding sequence GTGCACACCCTCTACCAGGACCACCATCCCTGGCTGCAAAGCCTGCTCCGCAAGCGCGTGGGCAACCGCGACGATGCGGCCGACCTGGCGCAGGACACGTTCGTGCGGGTGCTGCGCTCGGCCGTGCCGCTGGAGGACATCCGCGAGCCGCAGCACTACCTGGCCACGGTGGCGCGGGGCCTGGTGGCCGACTTCTTCCGGCGCCGCACGCTGGAGCAGGCCTACCTCGACTACCTGGCCACGCTGCCCGAAGCGCTGGCCCCCTCGCCCGAGGAGCAGGCCCAGCACCAGCAGGCGCTGTGCGCGCTCGACCGCACGCTGCACGGCCTGCCGCCCAAGGTGCGCGCCGCGTTCGTGCTGGCCCACTATGAAGAGCTGACCTATCCCGAGATCGCCGAGCGCCTGGGCGTGTCGCTGCGCACGGTGAGCAACTACCTCACGCGGGCCATGGAACATTGCTGCCTGGCCCTGGCGTGA
- the lgt gene encoding prolipoprotein diacylglyceryl transferase, whose product MLVYPQIDPVALQIGPLAIHWYGLTYLAAFGLFMFLGTRRLRHEPYASLTGAQAWSRKDVEDILFLGVLGVVAGGRLGYCLFYKPGYYLSHPLEIFYIWQGGMSFHGGLLGVILSMVWFARSRRRPWLQVADFVAPCVPTGLAAGRVGNFINGELWGRFSDPSLPWGMVFPQSGSMLPRHPSQVYQFLMEGLLLFVLLWLYARRERRQGEVAAAFLVGYGVFRFIAEYFREPDAFLGILSLGMSMGQWLCVPMIVAGALLWAWARRQPPAAVLSR is encoded by the coding sequence ATGCTCGTCTATCCCCAAATCGATCCCGTCGCCCTGCAAATCGGGCCGCTGGCCATCCACTGGTACGGCCTCACGTACCTGGCCGCATTCGGCCTCTTCATGTTCCTGGGCACGCGCCGGCTGCGGCACGAGCCCTATGCCTCGCTTACCGGGGCGCAGGCCTGGAGCCGCAAGGACGTGGAGGACATCCTCTTCCTGGGCGTGCTGGGCGTCGTGGCGGGCGGCCGCCTGGGCTACTGCCTGTTCTACAAGCCGGGCTACTACCTCTCGCACCCGCTGGAGATCTTCTACATCTGGCAAGGCGGCATGAGCTTCCACGGCGGCCTGCTGGGCGTGATCCTGTCGATGGTGTGGTTCGCGCGGTCGCGCCGCCGGCCGTGGCTGCAGGTGGCGGATTTCGTGGCGCCCTGCGTGCCCACCGGCCTGGCGGCCGGGCGCGTGGGCAACTTCATCAACGGCGAGCTGTGGGGGCGTTTCTCCGACCCGTCGCTGCCCTGGGGCATGGTGTTTCCGCAAAGCGGCTCGATGCTGCCGCGCCACCCCTCACAGGTCTACCAGTTCCTGATGGAAGGCCTGCTGCTCTTCGTGCTGCTGTGGCTCTACGCGCGCCGCGAGCGCCGGCAGGGCGAGGTGGCTGCCGCGTTCCTCGTGGGCTATGGCGTGTTCCGCTTCATTGCGGAGTATTTCCGCGAGCCCGATGCCTTCCTGGGCATCCTGTCGCTGGGCATGAGCATGGGCCAGTGGCTCTGCGTGCCGATGATCGTGGCAGGGGCGCTGCTCTGGGCCTGGGCGCGGCGCCAGCCGCCGGCGGCGGTGCTGTCGCGGTAG
- a CDS encoding GntR family transcriptional regulator, which translates to MRVSTVSLHANVAERLRESIFAGEWAPGSLLDETALCERLAISRTPLREALKVLVAEGLLRHEPRRGCFVAEVTERDLDDIFPVIALLEGRAAHEATERAGMADVAALEVLHQRLREHAAAGRIAEYYAANHAIHEAFIVLADNRWLAQAIGDLRKILRLARLQQLHKPGRLQQSLAEHMAVFAALQRGDAEAAEQAMRSHLLAQRVALRDIARHQHSRIAP; encoded by the coding sequence ATGCGCGTTTCCACTGTTTCGCTGCACGCCAATGTGGCCGAGCGCCTGCGCGAATCGATCTTCGCGGGCGAATGGGCGCCTGGCAGCCTGCTCGACGAGACGGCGCTGTGCGAGCGGCTCGCGATCTCGCGCACGCCGCTGCGCGAGGCGCTCAAGGTGCTGGTGGCCGAGGGCCTGCTGCGCCATGAGCCGCGCCGCGGCTGCTTCGTGGCCGAGGTGACCGAGCGCGACCTCGACGACATCTTCCCCGTGATCGCGCTGCTCGAAGGCCGCGCCGCGCATGAGGCGACCGAACGCGCCGGCATGGCCGACGTGGCCGCGCTGGAAGTGCTCCACCAGCGCCTGCGCGAGCACGCCGCGGCCGGCCGCATCGCCGAGTACTACGCCGCCAACCACGCCATCCACGAGGCTTTCATCGTGCTGGCCGACAACCGCTGGCTGGCCCAGGCGATCGGCGATCTGCGCAAGATCCTGCGGCTCGCGCGGCTGCAGCAGCTGCACAAGCCGGGCCGCCTGCAGCAGAGCCTGGCCGAGCACATGGCCGTGTTCGCGGCGCTCCAGCGCGGCGACGCCGAGGCCGCCGAGCAGGCCATGCGCTCCCACCTTCTGGCGCAGCGCGTGGCGCTGCGCGACATCGCCCGCCACCAACACTCCAGGATCGCCCCATGA
- a CDS encoding malonyl-CoA decarboxylase, translating to MNAASEWITRSVSRLRPADTQNLDAAGDPGGGAKPAAPAGATVVSKPAPPRSTHERLAATLRRGKEALSPRALRRLLADLQEVAATQVSEVEGGRRAEAVAAWYAGAEPEERRDMWLLMCEQFAPDATRFKSAQKRYEAAAGTADEAHAEVHLRRALSSPRTRLLQRFAVFPQGMRFLVDMRAELLPLLKGDKRLLPLDAELEQLFSTWFDVAFLDLQRLSWDSPASLLEKLIKYEAVHDIRSWSDLKNRVGSDRRCYGFFHPRLPGEPLIFVEVALVNEISGSITPLLDESAEPLDIERANTAIFYSISNTQTGLRGVSFGDSLIKHVAETLSAEFPRLRTFATLSPIPGFRAWFGKHCAGMLDALDDKRRAELGRAVGFEPPQAAHVLAAAEKALDLPVKSPLRQWLLQCAARYLGRELQEGRPVDAVARFHLGNGARVERLNWAGDPSSKGQKQSFGLMVNYLYDLKRIDKHRGLLAQGRVPVSGDIESLCRD from the coding sequence ATGAATGCCGCTTCCGAATGGATCACGCGCAGCGTCTCGCGACTGCGCCCTGCCGACACGCAGAACCTCGATGCCGCGGGCGATCCCGGCGGCGGGGCCAAGCCCGCGGCCCCGGCGGGCGCCACCGTCGTGTCCAAGCCGGCCCCGCCGCGCTCCACGCACGAGCGGCTGGCCGCCACGCTGCGGCGCGGCAAGGAGGCCCTGTCGCCCCGCGCGCTGCGGCGCCTGCTGGCCGATCTGCAGGAAGTGGCGGCCACCCAGGTGAGCGAGGTCGAGGGCGGCCGCCGCGCCGAGGCCGTGGCAGCCTGGTATGCCGGTGCCGAGCCGGAAGAGCGCCGCGACATGTGGCTGCTCATGTGCGAGCAGTTCGCGCCCGACGCCACGCGCTTCAAGTCGGCCCAGAAACGCTACGAGGCGGCGGCCGGCACGGCCGACGAAGCCCATGCCGAAGTGCACCTGCGGCGCGCGCTGTCCTCGCCGCGCACGCGGCTGCTGCAGCGCTTCGCGGTGTTCCCGCAGGGCATGCGCTTTCTCGTGGACATGCGGGCCGAGCTGCTGCCGCTGCTCAAGGGCGACAAGCGGCTGCTGCCGCTCGACGCGGAACTGGAGCAGCTCTTTTCCACATGGTTCGACGTGGCCTTCCTGGATCTGCAGCGGCTGTCGTGGGATTCGCCCGCGTCGCTGCTGGAAAAGCTCATCAAGTACGAGGCCGTGCACGACATCCGCAGCTGGTCGGACCTGAAGAACCGGGTGGGCAGCGACCGCCGCTGCTATGGCTTCTTCCATCCGCGCCTGCCGGGCGAGCCGCTCATCTTCGTGGAAGTGGCGCTCGTGAACGAGATCTCCGGCAGCATCACGCCGCTGCTCGACGAGAGCGCCGAGCCGCTGGACATCGAGCGCGCCAACACGGCCATCTTCTATTCGATCAGCAATACGCAGACGGGCCTGCGCGGCGTGAGCTTCGGCGATTCGCTCATCAAGCACGTCGCGGAGACGCTGTCCGCCGAGTTCCCGCGGCTGCGGACCTTCGCCACGCTCTCGCCCATACCGGGTTTTCGCGCATGGTTCGGCAAGCACTGCGCGGGCATGCTCGATGCCTTGGACGACAAGCGCCGCGCCGAACTCGGCCGTGCCGTGGGCTTCGAGCCCCCGCAGGCCGCGCACGTGCTGGCCGCCGCCGAGAAGGCGCTGGACCTGCCCGTGAAATCGCCGCTGCGCCAGTGGCTGCTGCAGTGCGCGGCACGCTACCTGGGCCGTGAGCTGCAGGAGGGCCGGCCGGTGGACGCGGTGGCGCGATTCCACCTCGGCAACGGCGCGCGCGTGGAGCGGCTCAACTGGGCGGGCGACCCTTCCTCGAAAGGGCAGAAGCAGTCGTTCGGCCTCATGGTGAATTACCTCTACGACCTGAAGCGCATCGACAAGCACCGGGGCCTGCTGGCCCAGGGCCGCGTGCCGGTGTCGGGAGACATCGAGAGCCTGTGCCGCGATTGA
- a CDS encoding Bug family tripartite tricarboxylate transporter substrate binding protein yields MPFHFDSSPPDALLRRRSVLHGAAATGLALATGRAFANDPWPAKPVTLVVPFPAGGGTDAFARPFAAQFAKSTGKTLVIDNRGGAGGTVGASFAAKAAPDGYTLFMGGTHHVIAPSMYPRLDYDLERDFIPLALLANVPQVLVVNPRTVQAPAFPQFLDHVRRNPAKLNYASAGSGTSHHLAGELFKLQTNTFITHIPYRGAGPALQDLIGGNVDMMFDGLGSSAAHIKGGRIKALMVSGARRNPAFPDVPCAAEVGLPDYTVTTWYGLWAPKGTPPEMQARIVEEVRRIGAADEIKAVWAKNGADYGGLTQAQFGTMVGSEVKRWAQVVKASGAKLE; encoded by the coding sequence ATGCCTTTCCACTTCGACAGCAGCCCCCCCGATGCGTTGCTGCGCCGGCGCTCCGTGCTGCACGGCGCCGCCGCCACGGGCCTGGCACTCGCCACCGGCCGCGCCTTCGCCAACGACCCGTGGCCGGCCAAGCCGGTGACGCTGGTGGTGCCGTTTCCGGCCGGCGGCGGCACCGATGCGTTCGCGCGGCCGTTCGCGGCGCAGTTCGCCAAATCCACCGGCAAGACGCTGGTGATCGACAACCGCGGTGGCGCGGGCGGCACGGTGGGCGCGAGCTTCGCGGCGAAAGCCGCGCCCGACGGCTACACGCTCTTCATGGGCGGCACGCACCACGTGATCGCGCCCTCGATGTACCCGCGGCTGGACTACGACCTGGAGCGCGATTTCATCCCGCTCGCATTGCTGGCCAACGTGCCGCAGGTGCTGGTGGTGAACCCGCGCACCGTGCAGGCGCCCGCGTTCCCGCAGTTCCTCGACCACGTGCGCCGCAACCCGGCCAAGCTGAACTACGCCTCGGCCGGCTCCGGCACCTCGCACCACCTCGCGGGCGAGCTGTTCAAGCTGCAGACCAACACCTTCATCACGCACATCCCCTACCGCGGCGCGGGCCCCGCGCTGCAGGACCTCATCGGCGGCAACGTGGACATGATGTTCGACGGCCTGGGTTCTTCGGCCGCGCACATCAAGGGCGGCCGCATCAAGGCGCTGATGGTCTCGGGAGCGCGCCGCAACCCGGCCTTCCCCGATGTGCCCTGCGCGGCGGAGGTGGGTCTGCCCGACTACACCGTGACCACGTGGTACGGCCTCTGGGCGCCCAAGGGCACCCCGCCGGAGATGCAGGCCCGCATCGTCGAGGAGGTGCGCCGCATCGGCGCGGCCGACGAGATCAAGGCGGTCTGGGCGAAGAACGGCGCCGACTACGGCGGGCTCACGCAGGCGCAGTTCGGCACCATGGTGGGCTCGGAGGTGAAACGCTGGGCGCAGGTGGTGAAGGCGTCTGGGGCGAAGCTGGAGTGA